In the genome of Fimbriimonadaceae bacterium, one region contains:
- the rmuC gene encoding DNA recombination protein RmuC has product MDATTLTTILLAVVALFSCATVVWLIKAKTESAKVHKQEIDTLNDKLTEAAKSVGKAEELNRTLDSVRQDRTTIDDKLQTVLEEVNRLTEELSIARTERDSAQRNSEQQIQAERETCATTIEREKSTCAELIQREKEACQDILLAKDQEIKAKDIQIENLKLFIDKASETLGTHFKALSHETLKDVSAQFEKAAKQVIEQNSETTAQNVKLHKEQIEKLLQPVGLTLDQLNQLVKDTNEKRGEAEAVLMEKIKDFAGANEKLANALNKPVIRGSFAETKLESLLEAAGLVRGENFELQVPVKDGDQQRTVDALVDMAQGKKLVIDSKNLLLPFVEYANAPEDQREARLLDFQRAFRTTLKALSIKDYAKHWEGIDAVIMFLPDEGMYMAAIESDRQLIATMFEQRVFTVSPVSLLPILKSVAYILGLEKQNRDTQTIVDAGRALYESLGVILGKINTLGDRMEASMEAYNGVIASFEGNVLPKARQLRELGIQRGAAHKDIPIREPLRREFKDRVTKELAGSMAIVRDEKTSEVKSAEKKDR; this is encoded by the coding sequence GCTGCAAAAAGTGTTGGCAAGGCTGAGGAGTTAAATCGGACGCTGGACTCTGTGAGGCAAGACAGGACAACAATTGACGACAAGTTACAAACAGTTCTGGAAGAAGTCAATCGACTTACAGAGGAGCTTTCAATCGCTCGAACAGAACGAGACAGCGCACAAAGAAACTCTGAACAACAGATCCAGGCAGAAAGAGAGACTTGCGCCACGACGATCGAGCGTGAAAAATCGACATGCGCAGAACTTATCCAAAGAGAAAAAGAAGCATGTCAAGACATCCTTTTGGCAAAGGACCAGGAGATCAAAGCCAAAGATATCCAAATTGAAAATTTGAAGCTGTTCATCGATAAGGCGAGTGAAACCCTTGGAACACATTTTAAGGCTCTTTCACATGAAACGCTCAAAGACGTGTCAGCACAATTTGAGAAAGCCGCCAAGCAGGTCATCGAGCAAAACTCAGAGACGACGGCGCAGAATGTAAAGCTCCACAAAGAACAGATAGAAAAACTGCTGCAGCCTGTTGGCTTGACTTTGGATCAACTCAACCAGCTTGTCAAGGACACCAATGAAAAGCGAGGCGAAGCCGAGGCTGTACTAATGGAGAAGATCAAAGATTTTGCAGGCGCCAACGAAAAGTTAGCAAATGCGCTCAACAAGCCAGTCATTCGGGGATCATTTGCTGAAACCAAGCTTGAGTCACTTCTAGAAGCCGCCGGGTTAGTTCGCGGCGAGAACTTCGAATTACAAGTACCTGTGAAGGACGGTGACCAACAGCGCACTGTAGACGCATTGGTGGATATGGCTCAGGGCAAGAAGTTAGTAATTGATAGCAAGAATCTTTTGTTGCCATTCGTCGAATACGCAAATGCACCTGAAGATCAGCGTGAAGCGCGTCTATTAGACTTCCAAAGAGCCTTTCGAACTACTCTCAAAGCTCTTAGCATTAAAGATTATGCAAAGCACTGGGAGGGTATAGATGCTGTAATAATGTTTCTACCTGACGAAGGAATGTACATGGCAGCTATTGAGTCAGATCGCCAACTCATAGCAACTATGTTCGAGCAACGGGTTTTCACTGTAAGTCCTGTCTCCCTGTTACCGATCCTCAAATCTGTAGCTTACATTCTTGGTCTCGAAAAACAGAATCGAGATACACAAACTATCGTCGACGCTGGACGTGCCCTTTATGAATCTCTTGGGGTCATTCTTGGCAAAATAAATACACTTGGCGACAGGATGGAAGCTAGCATGGAAGCGTACAATGGAGTCATAGCTAGCTTTGAAGGTAACGTGTTACCTAAAGCTCGGCAACTCCGTGAGCTAGGTATTCAACGTGGAGCGGCACACAAGGACATACCCATTAGAGAGCCGCTACGAAGGGAATTTAAAGATAGAGTCACAAAGGAGTTGGCTGGCTCAATGGCGATCGTACGGGATGAGAAAACATCAGAAGTTAAATCTGCCGAAAAGAAGGATAGATAG